The Lolium perenne isolate Kyuss_39 chromosome 6, Kyuss_2.0, whole genome shotgun sequence genome segment CCATTTAAATACATGTAAATCTTTTACTCATGGTCTGGCTACGTGCTGCTAGGTGAAATACCTAATCCTCCTGTATTTTTCAACCTCTCAAATTTGAAAATTATTAAGAGTTTCCATATGTGCACAGCTACTCAAGATCACCGGGAGAATTTGAAATCTCCAGCTTTCAAAATGTTGATTTTCTCCGTAAAATTTGGAGTAAAATTTGGATTAAACGATATACTCTCTCCATCCTATGAAACATGTTGgagatttgtcaaaattttaATGTATCTAGATGCTAGTTAATgtttacatctaaatttagaaacATCTCGAACATGTTTCATGGAACGGAGTGAGCGTAAGCGGTCAATAATTGCCTAGCTATATAATTTACAGTTCCAGAATTAGAAAGCACGGAAATCCCCAAAAGAAAAACTAACAGAAAATCACAGAGAAAACCTTTCAATGTTAATCGTACTTACTATCCCGCTAGCTAATTACCGAACTAGTACTACTACTAGCTTGCTCACTTCGGCTATGCGCGTCGTCTTCGTAGCCGGCTGGCCGCGTGGCCGCCACGCGCGCACCGGCCAGCTTCCTCTCCTCCGACCTGCACGCGGCGCAGCATGCCGTCGCGTCGGCTGCCTGCTCGGCGCCGCCTTCCGCGTCACGGCCCGTCGTCGTCACCGGCGTGGCCAGGAAAGTCGGATGCTCGTCGCCGGCCATGATGACTACCACGTGCCCCTGCCACTCCCCTGCCAGCCTGGCGACCGAGCGCTTCTGGCCATCGGTTTGGTCATCATCGCcctggccggcgaggccgccgccgGAGAGATTCCAGTAGGAGCAGGCCAGGGCGACGAGCGAGAGCGCGATGAGGCCCAGCATAGCCGCGAGCCCGCCGAAGAGGTACGGAACCGGCGAATGCCACGGCGAGCGGGGCGCCGCCGCCGAGGAGGCCGCGGCAGGGACGTGGGCCATGGGGTACTCGGCTCCTGGCCTCATGGCACGGGCCGTGTGTTTCAGTGACAGCAGAGTGTCTCTCTGTTGCTTGCGTCTTCTTTTGTTAGCAAGTGACGAAGTGTTCTTTGGGGGTAGTGTGCTCGAACCGATGGTACTACGCGGCAATGGGCGTACTCCTATTTATATATAGATAGACGTCCATGAGCGAAGCTCCTCAAACAGGACATCAGATGGGTGAGAAAATTAATCGATTTTGCTTTTAATGCACGGTTTGTTATTAACTGTATAGTGATGTGTCGTGTTTATCTTATAACCTGCTGATAAAAAGTAAGCAAAGTAGGCAAAATCGGGTGTGAATGATATAAGCGCAGAATAAACGATAAACAAAATAAGATCAAAATAAGCCGAAGCCCTTTTATCGCACGAGAGGCCCCTAGGTTACTGTTCATGCGCGGATAAATAGTGCAGTGCATGAACAGTGTTTGGGATTTTTTTCACatgattttttttagttttttccaGCAATTTACCTGACAATTATTTATAGCAGGTTCTCAGCTTTggcagaaaattttaaaaaaatattcAACTTTGATAAAACAATTCTCGAAAATAATTTCTCAGCTTGCGCAAATTTATTTCAGCAATTTGCCAGCGTTTAACTTTCGCAGTATTTTTTTTTACAGTTAGCTATTTAATAGTATTTTTTGAGAGTCGTTAAGTATCAATTTTTAAAAGTAATTTATCGATACAAATTTTCAGCCTTAATTTTAGTTTACTGACGTTAGCTACCTAACACTAATTTTCCGAGCCGCGGTACTTATCTGATAGTAATTATTTTTCACTACTAATTCCACAACAAtaaattttttttgaaataaaCATCAATATATTAagcaagcaagccgcctcattaaaaaccttccagtccccttcggtaccctggtaaggaaaagagtgcgtaagaAACTTGCTGCTTTGGGTTCAAATATTCGGTACAATCTCCAACAGAGTTACATCACGAATAACATCAGCTCTGATAAAATCAGGAGGCCTATCATCCCAAACTAAACTAGTACTAGTTTCATATCCATGCTTTGCTAAATTATGAGCCACCATATTTGCTTCCCGATGACAATGTTGGAAGACCACCAAGTCCATCCTACTGGCAATTTGAAAACAATCGGCTAGCACTGCCGTATAGGGACTAAAAACTTCGGTATCTCCATTGCATGCTTGAATTAATTCCAGAGAATCCGATTCAATATGCGCCGAAGAACACCCAATCTGCTCAAGAAACTGTAACCCTCTTAACAGCGCCATTGCTTCTGCCTGAGCCGAACACATGAGATTATTCAACAAGCAAATTTTACCAGCTATGGCCTCACCCTTATCATTTCGCAAAACAATATCAGCAGAACCCGAACCATTTGCATGGTAAGAAGCATCTACATTTAATTTTTGATGACTCCTTGGCGGTTTTGACCATTTTACCTCTCTCTCAATAGCTGTATGTTTCACAGCACCAAAGTTTGCTGCCAAGGCGTTAATAGCAAAAGCTGAACTCTTTGGAGGGCTGACATTCTCACCTTTAACTAATTCCCTGCGTTGCCACCAGATGTACCAACAACCAACCTCCAGCAGTTCATGTGTTTTAACATTTTCAAGCCAAGATACTTTAGAATTTGGAGAGCAAAGGATATGTTCCAAGACAACCGATCCTGATCTGTCAACCATTATTGCATGCTCAAGTACAGCAAGTAAGCCGAGCTCCCCCCAAACCTGTCTTGCTCGGGCACAACAGAACAGAAGGTGTTTTATATCCTCTGGTCCAAGCATACAAATAGGATATTGTGGCTGGAACTTGATATGTCTGGATGCCAGAATAGCCATTCCTGGGACTACACCATGTAAGGCTTTCCATATGAAAAATTTCACCTTACTCGGAACCTCCAAAGACCACACTTTTTCCCAAACTGGATTATTTTGCGATGAACCTTGACCAtctcttctcctcacttgtgatcCGAACTGATGATCCCATTCTATATAGTAAGCTGATTTGACAGAGAAGATATAATTCTTTGTATGATGCCAAGCAACAAAATCCTCATCTAGTTGAGAACTCAGAGGTATCCTCAGTATCCTCTCTGCATCAatatgtgatgtctacgccccctccttttcctgtagacagtgttgggcctccaagagcagaggtttgtagaacagcagcaagttttcccttaagtggatcacccaaggtttatcgaactcagggaggaagaggtcaaagatatccctctcatgcaaccctgcaaccacaaagcaagaagtctcttgtgtccccaacacacctaataggtgcactagttcggcgaagagatagtgaaatacaggtggtatgaataaatagtagcaacggtgccagaaaatagcttgctggcgtgtagttgatggtggtagtattgcagcagtagtaacgcagtaaaacagtaaacgagcagccgatagcgatatttaggaacaaggcctagggattacactttcactagtggacactctcaacattgatcgcataataaataactctttctcatatgtgctacatacactcttttgttggatgatgaacacattgcgtaggattacacgaaccctcaatgccggagttaacaagctccacaataatgttcatatttaaataaccttagagcataatagatcattgcaaaataaaccaagaactaatatagtgcacacactgcccacattacactatgaaggaggaatagatcacatcaatactatcataatgataattaactccacaatctacaagagatcatgatcatagcctacgacaagaaccacacggtgcacacactagtcacctttacaccatgcaggaggaatagactactttaataacatcacatgagtagcacacaactagtagcgatacaaagctcatatgaatctcaatcatgtaaagcagctcatgagatcattgtattgaagtacataggagagagattaaccacatagctaccggtacagccccgagcctcgatggagaactactccctcctcatgggagacagcagcgttgatgaagatggcggtggtgtcgatggagaagccttccgggggcacttccccgtcccggcggcgtgccggaacagagactcatgtcccccagatcttggcttcgcgatggcggcggctctggaaggtttctgtgggtttcgtcga includes the following:
- the LOC127309669 gene encoding protein GLUTAMINE DUMPER 2-like, with amino-acid sequence MRPGAEYPMAHVPAAASSAAAPRSPWHSPVPYLFGGLAAMLGLIALSLVALACSYWNLSGGGLAGQGDDDQTDGQKRSVARLAGEWQGHVVVIMAGDEHPTFLATPVTTTGRDAEGGAEQAADATACCAACRSEERKLAGARVAATRPAGYEDDAHSRSEQASSSTSSVIS